One genomic window of Hymenobacter sp. J193 includes the following:
- a CDS encoding metallophosphoesterase, with product MSRLTGSLFFLAALVAAEWYSFQAVRALAPAPGSSSRRLVLIGYWVLTVAVWALGFWAMSNRREHPSFKSYLGGVLLAMLAAKLVVLVPLLLEDLVRLGRWAWQAVSRPAGSGTGPAISRSEFLSKAALLAGAVPFVSLIWGMVKGGTDYTVRRVTLRFPNLPASFDGFKLLQISDLHTGSFHSKEPLQRAVALINQQQADLVVMTGDLVNNLATEVEEHIDTLAGIQSKLPIFSVLGNHDYADYVEWPSPAEKTANLNRLKQNHANIGWRLLLDESHTLERNGEKISIIGVENWGAQMRFPKYGNLAKAHATSGDAPFKILLSHDPSHWDGQVHEYPDIDLTLSGHTHGMQFGLNLSFLKWSPVQYAYKQWAGLYQRGKQYLYVNAGLGFIGYHGRVGFLPEITVFELKRA from the coding sequence ATGTCTCGACTTACTGGTTCTCTCTTTTTTCTGGCGGCCCTGGTGGCGGCCGAATGGTATAGTTTTCAAGCCGTGCGGGCCCTGGCTCCTGCCCCCGGTTCCTCGTCCCGGCGCCTAGTACTAATAGGGTACTGGGTGCTCACGGTGGCCGTGTGGGCGCTGGGCTTCTGGGCCATGAGCAACCGGCGCGAGCATCCATCCTTCAAGTCCTACCTCGGAGGCGTGCTGCTGGCTATGCTGGCCGCCAAGCTGGTAGTGCTCGTTCCGCTGCTGCTGGAAGACCTCGTGCGCCTTGGCCGCTGGGCCTGGCAAGCCGTAAGCCGGCCGGCCGGCAGCGGCACCGGCCCGGCTATTTCGCGAAGTGAGTTTCTGAGCAAAGCTGCGCTGCTGGCCGGGGCCGTGCCGTTTGTCTCGCTTATCTGGGGCATGGTGAAGGGCGGCACCGATTATACCGTACGGCGCGTAACGCTGCGGTTCCCTAACCTGCCGGCCTCCTTTGACGGGTTCAAGCTGCTGCAGATTTCCGACCTGCACACGGGCTCCTTTCACTCCAAAGAGCCCCTGCAGCGCGCCGTGGCCCTCATCAACCAGCAGCAGGCTGATCTGGTGGTGATGACCGGCGACCTAGTAAACAACCTGGCCACGGAGGTAGAAGAGCACATCGACACGCTGGCGGGCATCCAATCCAAGCTGCCCATCTTCTCCGTTCTTGGCAACCACGACTACGCCGACTACGTGGAATGGCCCAGCCCCGCAGAAAAAACGGCCAACCTGAACCGCCTCAAGCAGAACCACGCCAACATTGGCTGGCGTCTGCTGCTCGATGAAAGCCACACGCTGGAGCGCAACGGCGAAAAAATTTCCATCATTGGGGTAGAAAACTGGGGGGCTCAGATGCGCTTTCCCAAGTACGGCAACCTGGCCAAAGCCCACGCCACTTCCGGCGACGCACCCTTCAAAATCCTGCTTTCCCACGACCCCTCGCACTGGGACGGGCAGGTGCACGAGTACCCCGATATCGACCTCACGCTCTCGGGCCACACCCACGGCATGCAGTTCGGCCTCAACCTGTCGTTTCTGAAGTGGAGCCCCGTGCAGTATGCCTACAAGCAGTGGGCTGGCCTCTACCAGCGCGGCAAGCAATACCTCTACGTAAATGCCGGCCTGGGCTTTATTGGCTACCACGGCCGCGTGGGCTTCCTGCCCGAAATCACCGTATTCGAGTTGAAGCGCGCTTAA
- a CDS encoding Uma2 family endonuclease — MSNRPAISEEAIVLRGPLVTRFSDEEFFQLCQDNRDLRVERTSDHEIIFMSPAGFLSSAASAEVVFQLKLWNKQHQLGRVGESSAAYILPDKATLSPDASWFSHATWARVPVSERNKFLPVCPEFVVEVKSPSDRTTTLQAKMEQWLNNGAQLGFLLDCETETAWVYRPGQPAEEIRGYNQELSGEAVLPGFRLDLRPLRAE, encoded by the coding sequence ATGTCGAACCGCCCTGCTATTTCGGAAGAAGCCATTGTACTGCGTGGCCCGCTCGTCACCCGCTTCAGCGACGAGGAGTTTTTCCAGTTATGCCAGGACAACCGCGACCTGCGCGTGGAGCGCACTTCCGACCACGAAATCATTTTTATGTCCCCCGCCGGATTCCTTTCGAGTGCCGCCAGCGCTGAAGTTGTCTTTCAACTCAAGCTCTGGAACAAACAACACCAGTTGGGCCGCGTCGGCGAATCTTCGGCAGCCTACATATTGCCCGATAAGGCCACCCTTTCCCCCGATGCCTCGTGGTTTAGCCACGCTACCTGGGCGCGGGTGCCCGTGTCGGAGCGCAACAAATTCCTGCCGGTCTGCCCCGAGTTCGTGGTGGAAGTAAAGTCGCCTTCGGACCGGACGACCACCCTGCAAGCCAAGATGGAGCAATGGCTGAACAACGGGGCGCAACTGGGCTTCCTGCTGGATTGCGAAACCGAAACCGCCTGGGTGTACCGCCCTGGTCAGCCCGCTGAGGAAATACGCGGCTACAACCAGGAGCTTAGCGGCGAAGCGGTGCTACCCGGTTTCCGGCTGGATCTGCGGCCGTTGCGGGCCGAGTAG
- a CDS encoding response regulator produces the protein MSSDTRIQILLVEDEAVLALDLCDTLEAEGYAVVGPARNGPRALELFGQHRIDILLCDIHIQGPWDGIETARRLLAERPVPVIYLTAMADKDTLDRALTTTPAAYLTKPATTAGLRAAIEVAFHTFARQVAPAPAAESAPLPDRETLSRESILQLDDHVFIKHNYQFVRVPLADILLLAADNTYTTLVTPTRKYALRLSLGAVLERLHFVQLVRIHRSYAVNIQRVEAFSETEATVAGQAVPLGRQYKEAFLQHFHFR, from the coding sequence ATGTCCTCCGATACCCGCATCCAGATTCTGCTCGTGGAAGATGAAGCTGTGCTGGCCCTGGACTTATGCGACACGCTGGAGGCTGAGGGCTACGCCGTGGTGGGCCCGGCCCGCAACGGCCCCCGCGCCCTGGAGCTGTTCGGGCAGCACCGCATCGATATCCTGCTCTGTGATATTCATATTCAGGGGCCCTGGGATGGTATCGAAACCGCCCGGCGCCTGCTGGCGGAGCGGCCCGTGCCGGTCATCTACCTCACCGCCATGGCCGATAAAGATACCCTGGACCGCGCCCTGACCACTACGCCGGCGGCTTACCTCACCAAGCCCGCTACCACGGCCGGGCTGCGCGCCGCCATTGAGGTAGCTTTCCATACGTTTGCCCGGCAGGTGGCGCCCGCGCCTGCTGCGGAAAGCGCCCCGCTTCCCGACCGCGAAACTCTTTCACGCGAGTCGATTCTGCAGCTCGACGACCATGTTTTCATCAAGCACAACTACCAGTTTGTGCGCGTGCCCCTGGCCGATATTCTGCTGCTGGCCGCCGACAACACCTATACTACCCTCGTAACGCCCACCCGCAAGTACGCGCTACGCCTGTCGCTGGGCGCGGTGCTGGAGCGGCTGCACTTTGTCCAGCTGGTGCGTATCCACCGCTCCTACGCCGTCAATATTCAGCGGGTGGAGGCGTTCAGCGAGACGGAAGCCACTGTGGCTGGCCAGGCGGTGCCACTAGGCCGCCAGTATAAGGAGGCATTCCTGCAGCATTTCCATTTTCGGTAA
- a CDS encoding carboxypeptidase-like regulatory domain-containing protein, translated as MSFRLLPVVLRVLLCLLPLLLAGQRAAAQVRVTGSVEEAATRKPIPGASVVVQRTRQGVVANEEGDFSIFVDRTDTLVFRAVGFKPQRLPLGGSGLSQLIVQIKLVRDSVLLREVQVRSGRPNDATINRALRNIKRPSTAPTSAVKRPPAPKPLFPVDSAAPKPPTPTLQSPVSLLYDQFSREGKERRKMEEIRAAEKAAADAAKSRRARLKYNRNFKENTGYEVE; from the coding sequence ATGTCGTTTCGTTTGCTACCCGTTGTGCTGCGTGTTTTGCTCTGCCTGCTGCCCTTGCTGCTGGCCGGGCAGCGGGCTGCAGCGCAGGTACGCGTAACGGGGTCGGTGGAGGAAGCCGCCACGCGTAAGCCTATTCCGGGCGCTTCGGTGGTGGTGCAGCGCACCCGCCAGGGCGTGGTGGCCAACGAAGAAGGTGACTTCAGCATCTTCGTAGACCGCACCGATACCCTCGTGTTTCGGGCAGTGGGCTTCAAGCCGCAGCGGCTGCCGCTGGGCGGCTCGGGCCTTTCGCAGCTCATTGTTCAGATCAAGCTGGTGCGCGACAGTGTGCTGCTGCGCGAGGTGCAGGTGCGCAGCGGCCGGCCCAACGATGCCACCATCAACCGGGCCCTGCGCAACATCAAGCGGCCCAGCACCGCGCCCACCAGCGCCGTAAAGCGCCCGCCCGCGCCCAAGCCTCTCTTCCCCGTCGATTCGGCCGCGCCCAAGCCGCCCACCCCCACCCTGCAAAGCCCCGTAAGCTTGCTCTACGACCAGTTTTCGCGCGAGGGCAAGGAGCGGCGCAAGATGGAGGAAATCCGGGCCGCCGAAAAAGCCGCGGCGGACGCCGCCAAAAGCCGCCGTGCCCGCCTGAAGTACAACCGCAACTTCAAGGAAAACACCGGCTACGAGGTGGAGTGA
- a CDS encoding histidine kinase dimerization/phosphoacceptor domain -containing protein: MRLFLLLFCLSWGAETAVLAQPAPPDTSQLRRLCRQTERQLLTSVDSAARNGRAIIRQSQQLRYAYGEAQGYYLLGCALRNQTQFDSSLYYGQQALTRFEAQHRLDGQAAAYTLLAQNYKRMADGQQVQQLTRKGLQLALRAAAVAAQGPHYRELSSAYLVQGIIYRDLGQLDSAKVCYLRAMRVAQQHPFQPTTLPVCYANYGQFLMDNGESLDEAIGFFRRAIPLYRAQHNRNGQEHAYRNLSWAYRKQGRLTRAVELGDSALALGRAIGDPHRLVNSLQAAYLAYRAAARYEQAVELLDEYKTRNDSLMNGEVARAVAGVEAAYAAEKQEARIARLAEDNVRQQRQLGALALGAGALALLCGVAVWQYRIIRRTNAKLHATNRTVLENSQRITEQASRLTVLMQELHHRVKNNLAIVSSLLRLQAKRLTDESAVQAVQEGQQRVEAMALVHQRLYQTEDVTTVDMPRYVADLTDSLMTTYGYTPESLDLTVTISQTRLEVDVAVPLGLILNELLTNAFKHALPLATQPALRIHLGQQQDTGKLLLEVQDNGPGIAPETAGQSTTSFGQRLILLLSEQLGGQTHYLNQAGTLFRLLIPSTGEGQVVPEPAIEAKPARG; this comes from the coding sequence ATGCGCCTGTTCCTCTTGTTGTTTTGCCTTAGCTGGGGTGCGGAAACTGCCGTGCTGGCGCAGCCTGCGCCCCCGGATACCAGCCAGCTGCGGCGGCTGTGCCGGCAAACCGAGCGGCAGCTGCTGACGAGCGTCGACTCGGCGGCGCGCAACGGACGGGCCATCATTCGCCAGTCGCAGCAGCTGCGCTATGCCTACGGGGAGGCCCAGGGCTACTACCTGCTGGGCTGCGCGCTGCGCAACCAAACGCAGTTCGACTCCAGCCTCTACTACGGCCAGCAGGCCCTCACCCGCTTCGAAGCCCAGCACCGGCTCGATGGGCAGGCTGCGGCCTACACGCTGCTGGCGCAGAACTACAAGCGCATGGCCGACGGACAGCAGGTGCAGCAGCTCACCCGCAAAGGCCTGCAACTGGCGCTGCGGGCCGCAGCGGTGGCCGCGCAGGGCCCGCACTACCGGGAGCTGAGCAGCGCCTACCTGGTGCAGGGCATCATCTACCGCGACCTGGGCCAGCTCGATTCGGCCAAGGTCTGCTACCTGCGGGCTATGCGCGTGGCCCAGCAGCATCCGTTTCAGCCTACCACTCTGCCGGTCTGCTACGCCAACTACGGCCAGTTTCTGATGGACAACGGCGAGAGTCTGGATGAAGCTATCGGGTTCTTCCGGCGGGCCATTCCACTGTACCGCGCCCAGCACAACCGCAACGGGCAGGAACACGCCTACCGCAACCTGAGCTGGGCCTACCGCAAGCAGGGCCGCCTGACCCGCGCCGTGGAGCTGGGCGACTCGGCCCTGGCGCTGGGCCGCGCCATCGGCGACCCGCACCGTCTGGTCAACTCCCTGCAGGCCGCGTACCTGGCTTACCGCGCCGCCGCCCGCTACGAGCAGGCAGTGGAGCTGCTCGATGAGTATAAAACCCGCAACGACTCTCTGATGAACGGCGAAGTAGCCCGCGCCGTAGCCGGCGTGGAAGCTGCCTACGCCGCCGAAAAGCAGGAAGCCCGCATTGCGCGCCTGGCGGAGGATAATGTGCGGCAGCAGCGGCAGCTGGGGGCCCTGGCTTTGGGGGCGGGGGCGCTGGCCCTGCTGTGTGGGGTGGCCGTGTGGCAGTACCGCATCATCCGGCGCACCAATGCCAAGCTCCACGCCACCAACCGCACCGTTCTGGAGAACAGTCAGCGCATTACGGAGCAAGCCAGCCGGCTGACGGTGCTGATGCAGGAGCTGCACCACCGCGTCAAGAACAACCTGGCCATCGTCTCCAGCCTGCTGCGGCTGCAGGCCAAACGCCTCACCGACGAAAGCGCCGTGCAGGCCGTGCAGGAAGGCCAGCAGCGGGTAGAAGCCATGGCCCTGGTGCATCAGCGCCTCTACCAGACCGAGGACGTGACGACCGTGGACATGCCGCGCTACGTGGCCGACCTCACCGACAGCCTGATGACTACCTACGGCTACACGCCCGAATCCCTGGATCTGACAGTGACCATCAGCCAGACCCGACTGGAGGTGGATGTAGCCGTGCCGCTGGGTTTGATCTTGAACGAGCTGCTGACCAACGCCTTCAAGCACGCCCTGCCGCTGGCTACGCAGCCAGCCCTGCGCATCCACCTGGGCCAGCAACAGGACACCGGTAAGCTGCTCCTGGAAGTACAGGACAACGGCCCCGGCATTGCCCCCGAAACTGCGGGCCAGTCCACTACCTCTTTCGGCCAGCGGCTTATTCTTCTGCTGAGTGAGCAGTTGGGCGGCCAGACACACTACCTCAACCAGGCCGGCACCCTGTTCCGCCTGCTGATTCCCTCTACCGGCGAAGGCCAGGTAGTACCGGAACCGGCTATTGAGGCGAAGCCAGCGCGGGGGTAG
- the radC gene encoding DNA repair protein RadC → MHYAAPSSFSIKAWAEEDRPREKLLQKGRAALSDAELMAILLGSGTARLSAVDVAKLVLNAVQNDLNALARLSVKELMKQKGIGEAKAITIIAALELGRRRKEADVPARATITSSADIYRVIRPHLQDLPHEEFWVVLLNRANVVMRTVSISRGGVAGTVADPKLIFKEALEQLASSIILVHNHPSGNRNPSAADIALTRKLKEAGQFLDLPILDHLIYTDAGYYSFADEGTL, encoded by the coding sequence CTGCACTACGCGGCGCCTTCTTCCTTCAGCATCAAGGCCTGGGCCGAGGAAGACCGGCCCCGCGAAAAGCTGCTCCAGAAAGGCCGCGCGGCCCTGTCGGATGCTGAGCTGATGGCGATTCTGCTGGGCTCGGGCACGGCCCGGCTGTCGGCCGTGGATGTGGCCAAGCTGGTGCTCAACGCGGTGCAGAATGACCTGAACGCCCTGGCCCGCCTCTCGGTGAAGGAGCTGATGAAGCAGAAAGGCATCGGCGAGGCCAAGGCCATTACCATCATAGCGGCGCTGGAGTTGGGCCGCCGCCGCAAGGAAGCCGACGTGCCGGCCCGGGCCACCATCACCTCCTCGGCCGATATCTACCGCGTCATCCGGCCGCATCTGCAGGATTTGCCCCACGAGGAGTTCTGGGTGGTGCTGCTGAACCGGGCCAACGTGGTGATGCGCACCGTGAGCATCAGCCGCGGCGGGGTGGCCGGCACCGTGGCCGACCCCAAGCTCATCTTCAAGGAAGCCCTGGAGCAGCTGGCGTCGTCCATCATTCTGGTGCACAACCACCCCAGCGGCAACCGCAACCCCTCCGCCGCTGATATAGCCCTCACCCGCAAGCTCAAGGAAGCCGGCCAGTTTCTCGACCTGCCCATTCTCGACCACCTCATCTATACCGACGCCGGCTACTACAGCTTCGCCGACGAAGGCACGTTGTGA
- a CDS encoding DUF1684 domain-containing protein, giving the protein MRITPKFFIGLGLLVVIGYFLADLVFNDHQYALRLRKDRQEKNDAFRRVDGSPLSQEQRDTFDSLRYFAPNKAWRLEAQLETFPRRDTVQMALTDGKADAYLRWGRAKFILDKQEYQLTLFLKADGQDSTLFVPFTDKTNGFTTYGGGRYLDAALPAADATELVLDFNEAYNPYCAYNDSYACPVPPTDNRLLVAIEAGEKEFHSHDGHAAE; this is encoded by the coding sequence ATGCGCATTACCCCCAAATTCTTTATTGGCCTTGGGCTGCTGGTTGTTATCGGCTATTTCCTGGCTGATCTGGTGTTCAACGACCACCAATACGCCCTGCGCCTGCGCAAAGACCGGCAGGAGAAAAACGATGCCTTCCGCCGGGTGGATGGCTCCCCGCTCAGCCAGGAGCAGCGCGACACCTTCGACAGCCTGCGCTATTTTGCGCCCAACAAGGCTTGGCGGCTGGAAGCGCAGCTGGAAACCTTTCCGCGCCGCGACACCGTGCAAATGGCCCTCACCGATGGCAAAGCCGACGCCTACCTGCGCTGGGGCCGGGCCAAGTTCATTTTAGATAAGCAGGAGTACCAACTTACGCTGTTTCTGAAAGCCGACGGCCAGGATTCCACGCTGTTTGTGCCTTTCACCGACAAAACCAATGGCTTCACCACCTACGGGGGCGGCCGCTACCTCGATGCTGCCTTGCCCGCCGCCGATGCCACCGAGCTGGTGCTGGACTTCAATGAGGCCTACAACCCCTACTGCGCCTACAACGACAGCTACGCCTGCCCCGTACCGCCCACCGATAACCGCCTGCTCGTGGCCATTGAGGCCGGCGAAAAAGAGTTTCATAGCCACGATGGCCACGCAGCCGAGTAA
- the uvsE gene encoding UV DNA damage repair endonuclease UvsE yields MKIGYPCVNESLTCTSTSTFRLASYSEERLVQAVSNNLACLQRILEYNVSHGLLFFRMGSGIVPFGSHPINTFPWQTHFAAELKSVGNYIKANKLRVSFHPDQFVVLNSPDPGIVERSVQELVYQGSVLDLMGLDSTMKLQIHAGGLYGDMESALTRWIATYHTLPEAVKARLVVENDDRLYSLRSCLRLHEAVGVPILFDNLHHECLNHGEPMAEALALAFSTWHPQRDGVPMMDYSAQSVGERKGKHTASLDEELFREFLTHLHGHDADIMLEIKDKEASANRACAIMHDVGLLVRAASSTVSI; encoded by the coding sequence ATGAAAATTGGGTATCCCTGCGTCAACGAGTCGTTGACGTGTACTTCGACGTCTACTTTCCGGCTGGCTTCCTACTCGGAGGAGCGGCTGGTGCAGGCCGTCAGCAACAACTTAGCCTGCCTGCAGCGCATTCTGGAGTATAATGTAAGCCACGGGCTGCTGTTTTTTCGGATGGGCTCGGGCATCGTGCCCTTCGGCTCCCACCCCATCAATACCTTTCCCTGGCAAACGCACTTCGCGGCGGAGCTGAAAAGCGTGGGTAACTACATCAAGGCCAACAAACTGCGCGTGTCCTTCCACCCCGACCAGTTTGTGGTGCTGAACTCGCCCGACCCCGGCATTGTGGAGCGCAGCGTACAGGAACTGGTGTACCAGGGCTCGGTGCTGGATCTGATGGGCCTCGACTCCACCATGAAGCTGCAGATCCACGCCGGCGGACTGTATGGCGACATGGAATCGGCCCTCACGCGCTGGATTGCCACCTACCACACCCTGCCCGAGGCCGTGAAAGCCCGCCTGGTGGTCGAAAACGACGACCGGCTGTACAGCCTCCGCAGCTGCCTGCGCCTGCACGAGGCCGTAGGCGTGCCCATTCTCTTCGACAACCTGCACCACGAGTGCCTCAACCACGGCGAGCCGATGGCCGAAGCCCTGGCGCTGGCCTTCAGTACCTGGCACCCCCAGCGCGACGGCGTACCCATGATGGACTACAGCGCGCAGTCGGTAGGCGAGCGGAAGGGCAAGCACACGGCTTCGCTGGACGAGGAGCTGTTTCGGGAGTTTCTCACCCACCTGCATGGCCACGATGCCGACATCATGCTCGAAATCAAGGACAAGGAAGCCAGCGCCAACCGCGCCTGTGCCATCATGCACGACGTAGGCTTGCTGGTGCGCGCAGCCTCCTCTACCGTTTCTATTTAA
- a CDS encoding cystathionine gamma-synthase family protein, translating into MNLPKEAAEINGHQLRPESLMMSYGYTPAWSEGAIKPPIFQTSTFVFKSAEEGKAFFELAYGLRQQGPDEEMGLIYSRLNNPSLEILEHRLTLWDGAEEAASFASGMAAISTTLLALLQPGDVVLHSEPVYGGTDFFLKNVLPRFGITSVGFEPTITEEALSAKVAEITQGRLAMIYVETPANPTNHLVDLQACANVARRHGAADKPVRVVVDNTFLGPVFQHPLHHGADVVLYSATKFLGGHSDLIAGAVLASKPLMKEIKAMRTFMGTMCDPNTGWMLMRSLETLKLRMERAAQSAQVVADWLREHPQVERTYYLTHLEHDPRQQAIFEQQCLSPGSMISFDIRGGEAEAFQFLNRLKLIKLAVSLGGTESLAEHPATMTHSDIMPEVQREMGITAQMIRLSIGVEDPQDLMADLTQAFEAAAAAVPQEHDAFAMYI; encoded by the coding sequence ATGAATCTTCCCAAGGAAGCGGCCGAAATCAACGGCCACCAACTCCGGCCCGAGAGCCTGATGATGAGCTACGGCTACACCCCGGCCTGGAGCGAAGGCGCCATCAAGCCGCCTATTTTCCAGACGTCCACCTTCGTTTTCAAGAGCGCCGAGGAAGGCAAAGCCTTCTTTGAGCTGGCCTACGGGCTGCGCCAGCAGGGCCCCGACGAAGAAATGGGCCTGATTTATTCCCGCCTCAACAACCCCAGCCTCGAAATCCTGGAGCACCGCCTCACCTTGTGGGACGGAGCCGAGGAAGCCGCCTCGTTTGCCTCGGGCATGGCCGCCATCAGCACCACGCTGCTGGCCCTGCTGCAGCCCGGCGACGTAGTGCTGCACTCCGAGCCCGTGTACGGCGGCACCGATTTCTTCCTGAAAAATGTGCTGCCCCGCTTTGGCATCACGTCCGTGGGCTTCGAGCCGACGATTACGGAAGAGGCGCTGTCGGCGAAAGTGGCTGAAATCACCCAGGGCCGCCTGGCTATGATTTACGTGGAAACGCCCGCCAACCCCACCAACCATCTGGTTGACCTGCAGGCCTGCGCCAACGTTGCCCGCCGCCACGGCGCTGCCGACAAGCCCGTTCGGGTAGTAGTCGATAATACGTTTCTGGGGCCGGTGTTTCAGCACCCGCTGCACCACGGCGCCGATGTGGTGCTATACTCAGCCACCAAGTTCCTGGGCGGCCACTCCGACCTTATTGCCGGCGCAGTCCTGGCCAGCAAGCCACTGATGAAGGAAATCAAGGCCATGCGCACCTTTATGGGCACCATGTGCGACCCCAACACCGGGTGGATGCTCATGCGCAGCCTCGAAACCCTGAAGCTGCGCATGGAGCGCGCCGCCCAGAGCGCCCAGGTGGTGGCCGACTGGCTGCGCGAGCATCCGCAGGTGGAGCGCACCTACTACCTTACCCACCTGGAGCACGACCCGCGCCAGCAGGCCATTTTCGAGCAGCAGTGCCTCTCGCCAGGCTCCATGATTTCGTTTGACATCCGGGGCGGCGAGGCCGAGGCCTTCCAGTTTCTCAACCGCCTCAAGCTTATCAAGCTGGCCGTGAGTTTGGGCGGTACCGAAAGCCTGGCCGAGCACCCCGCCACCATGACGCACTCCGACATCATGCCCGAGGTGCAGCGCGAAATGGGCATCACCGCCCAGATGATTCGCTTGAGCATCGGTGTGGAAGACCCACAGGACCTCATGGCCGACCTCACCCAGGCCTTCGAAGCGGCCGCCGCGGCCGTGCCCCAGGAGCACGACGCGTTTGCCATGTACATCTAG